In one Brevibacillus composti genomic region, the following are encoded:
- a CDS encoding sulfite exporter TauE/SafE family protein, whose protein sequence is MELDVVWILTLFAIGFVGSFISGMVGIGGSIIKYPMLMYIPPALGFVAFTAQEVAAVSAVQVFFATLAGIFAYRKGNFINKNLVFYMGIPIIIGSFLGGYGSKFLPDSAINLTYAVLALIAAMMMFMPKKGDDATDLSNLQFNKGLASVSAGLVGILSGIVGAAGAFITVPIMLVLLKIPTRIAIASSLAITFISSIGTTVGKVMGGHLLWIPSIVMVVASIIASPLGAKAGKTMNVKVLQWILAGLITATVVKIWFDILM, encoded by the coding sequence ATGGAACTCGATGTAGTGTGGATTCTCACTTTGTTTGCAATAGGCTTCGTTGGGTCCTTCATTTCCGGAATGGTCGGGATTGGCGGATCCATCATCAAATACCCGATGCTGATGTACATTCCGCCTGCGCTTGGCTTCGTTGCTTTTACGGCACAGGAAGTTGCGGCGGTGAGCGCGGTTCAGGTGTTCTTCGCAACGCTAGCCGGCATCTTCGCTTACCGGAAAGGGAATTTTATCAATAAAAATCTTGTGTTTTACATGGGCATTCCCATTATTATCGGAAGTTTTCTTGGAGGTTACGGCTCCAAGTTTCTCCCAGACAGCGCGATTAACTTGACCTATGCCGTGCTTGCGTTGATTGCCGCGATGATGATGTTTATGCCGAAGAAAGGCGACGATGCCACGGACCTGTCGAATTTGCAGTTCAATAAGGGATTGGCATCCGTCTCTGCGGGACTCGTTGGAATTTTGTCAGGAATTGTCGGTGCAGCCGGAGCCTTTATCACGGTGCCGATTATGCTCGTACTGCTCAAGATCCCGACAAGGATAGCAATTGCTTCTTCCCTGGCCATCACCTTCATTTCCTCCATCGGGACGACGGTCGGGAAGGTGATGGGTGGACATCTGCTTTGGATCCCGTCGATCGTCATGGTAGTGGCCAGCATTATTGCTTCACCCCTGGGTGCAAAAGCAGGGAAGACGATGAATGTGAAAGTACTTCAATGGATCCTTGCAGGGCTGATTACAGCTACCGTTGTTAAAATTTGGTTTGATATCTTGATGTAA
- a CDS encoding MBL fold metallo-hydrolase → MVTATMKAMTSEQLTKKLLKNEELFILDVRNTSEYDNWRIEGGKIDIINIPYFDLLDGVDPALDKIPNGKDILVVCAKEGSSKFVAEQLVEAGRTNIYYLEGGMKAWSEYLEPVKVGDLKNGGELYQFVRIGKGCLSYMVISGKDAAVIDAVRMTDVFEQFAKEHGVQIKHTLDTHLHADHISGGRRLAEKMNAKYWLPPKDATEVTFPYEPLEDGDVITVGNTEIRMKALYSPGHTVGSTSFLVDDQYLLTGDILFVASIGRPDLAGKAEDWVSDLRKTLYQTYKNLSEDLIVLPAHFGQVTELGEGGKVSARLGDLYRSNPGLNIQDDQEFRVMVTEHLPPQPNAYQEIRQTNMGKMTPNEEEQREMELGPNRCAVHDK, encoded by the coding sequence ATGGTTACTGCCACAATGAAGGCGATGACTTCGGAACAGCTGACAAAGAAGCTGCTGAAGAACGAAGAGTTGTTCATACTCGACGTTCGCAATACATCGGAGTATGACAATTGGAGAATTGAAGGCGGGAAGATTGATATCATCAACATCCCTTACTTTGATCTGCTGGATGGGGTGGATCCTGCACTGGATAAAATCCCAAACGGGAAAGACATCTTGGTGGTTTGCGCGAAAGAGGGCTCTTCTAAGTTTGTGGCTGAGCAGCTGGTCGAAGCCGGCAGAACAAACATCTACTACTTAGAGGGCGGCATGAAGGCTTGGAGCGAATATTTGGAGCCTGTTAAGGTGGGCGATTTGAAAAACGGCGGAGAGCTGTATCAATTCGTCCGAATCGGGAAAGGCTGTTTGTCTTACATGGTGATCTCCGGCAAAGACGCAGCCGTGATTGATGCCGTACGGATGACCGATGTATTCGAGCAGTTTGCTAAGGAGCACGGCGTTCAAATCAAGCATACGCTTGATACACACCTGCACGCAGACCATATTTCCGGAGGAAGACGGTTAGCCGAGAAAATGAATGCCAAGTACTGGCTGCCGCCGAAGGATGCGACAGAGGTGACCTTCCCATATGAACCGCTTGAGGACGGGGACGTAATTACCGTTGGGAACACGGAAATCAGAATGAAAGCCCTCTATTCCCCGGGGCACACGGTCGGCAGCACATCCTTTCTTGTGGATGATCAGTACTTGCTTACCGGAGACATCTTGTTTGTTGCTTCGATCGGCCGACCCGATCTTGCGGGGAAAGCGGAGGATTGGGTCAGCGATCTGCGGAAAACGCTGTATCAAACGTACAAGAATCTGTCTGAGGATCTGATTGTTCTCCCAGCGCATTTCGGCCAAGTGACGGAGCTTGGGGAAGGCGGGAAGGTGTCCGCAAGATTGGGCGATTTGTACCGTTCCAACCCAGGGCTGAACATTCAAGACGATCAAGAATTCAGAGTGATGGTCACGGAGCATCTTCCGCCGCAGCCGAACGCTTATCAGGAAATCCGCCAAACGAACATGGGCAAAATGACGCCGAATGAGGAAGAGCAACGTGAGATGGAGCTGGGACCGAATCGTTGCGCAGTTCACGACAAATAA
- a CDS encoding ketol-acid reductoisomerase produces the protein MKLYYDHDVNMELLKNKVVAVVGYGSQGHAQAQNLRDSGITVLIGLRTGRSWQQAEKDGFEVVSVKEAVRRSDVVQMLLPDEQQARVYREEVAPELRAGQMLLFSHGFNIHFGQIVPPEEVDVAMVAPKSPGHLVRRVYSQGGGVPGLLAVHQDATGQAKEISLAYAKAIGCTRAGVFETSFREETETDLFGEQAVLCGGMTALVKAGFETLVEAGYRPEIAYFECLHELKLIVDLMYEGGLSRMRHSISDTAEYGDYVTGSRIVTGDTKKEMRQVLTEIQRGEFAKKWILENQAGRPLYHAMKQMDANHPIEEIGGKLRAMMSWIGK, from the coding sequence ATGAAGTTGTACTATGACCATGATGTAAACATGGAACTTCTAAAAAATAAAGTGGTTGCGGTGGTAGGCTATGGCTCTCAGGGACATGCTCAGGCACAAAACCTGCGTGATTCTGGTATCACTGTATTGATTGGGCTGCGTACTGGCCGCTCCTGGCAGCAAGCCGAAAAAGACGGCTTTGAAGTCGTCAGCGTAAAAGAAGCGGTTCGCCGCTCTGACGTCGTGCAGATGTTACTTCCGGATGAACAACAGGCTCGGGTATACCGGGAAGAAGTGGCACCAGAGCTTCGTGCTGGACAAATGTTATTGTTTTCACATGGCTTCAATATTCATTTTGGCCAAATCGTACCGCCGGAGGAGGTTGATGTAGCCATGGTCGCACCAAAAAGCCCAGGTCATTTGGTGCGTCGGGTGTACTCCCAAGGCGGTGGAGTTCCAGGATTGCTTGCCGTTCACCAAGATGCAACAGGGCAAGCGAAGGAGATATCACTCGCTTATGCAAAAGCAATTGGTTGTACTCGCGCAGGGGTATTCGAAACAAGCTTTCGTGAAGAGACGGAAACGGATCTGTTTGGGGAGCAAGCTGTTTTATGCGGTGGCATGACAGCATTGGTAAAGGCAGGATTCGAGACGTTGGTAGAAGCAGGCTATCGTCCGGAGATCGCCTACTTTGAATGTCTGCACGAGCTAAAGCTAATCGTAGACTTGATGTATGAAGGCGGTTTATCCCGTATGCGTCACTCTATTTCTGATACAGCCGAATATGGAGATTACGTCACGGGATCACGCATCGTTACGGGGGATACGAAAAAAGAAATGCGCCAAGTATTAACCGAAATTCAGCGTGGGGAATTCGCCAAGAAGTGGATTTTGGAAAATCAAGCCGGTCGCCCTCTTTATCATGCAATGAAGCAAATGGATGCGAACCACCCTATTGAAGAAATCGGTGGAAAACTGCGAGCCATGATGAGTTGGATCGGAAAATAG
- a CDS encoding ACT domain-containing protein, producing MMVVNHPATFIRILGVYSRRGIRIDRMSINRADQQHLSNVRITVQCDSSMIDQLIKQLAKQIDVINVFKCSDRNIASKNNNQTKE from the coding sequence ATGATGGTGGTCAATCACCCGGCAACTTTTATTCGAATCCTTGGTGTATATTCTCGTCGAGGAATTCGGATTGATCGTATGTCCATAAATAGAGCAGATCAACAGCATCTATCCAACGTAAGGATTACCGTCCAATGCGATTCCAGCATGATCGATCAGCTCATCAAGCAGTTAGCAAAGCAAATAGACGTGATCAACGTTTTTAAATGCTCGGACCGTAACATTGCTTCTAAAAATAACAACCAAACGAAAGAGTGA
- the ilvB gene encoding biosynthetic-type acetolactate synthase large subunit, with protein MEQPKNDATVDMTGAKKVIETLKQLGVDTVFGYPGGAILPIYDALYQSGIRHILTRHEQAAIHAAEGYAKATGRVGTVIATSGPGATNLVTGIADAYMDSVPLVVITGQVASSFIGTDAFQEVDVIGITAPVTKYSFQARTPEELPSLLAEAYQIASTGRPGPVLIDIPKDIASTHCIYQTALPATKRIKQTISEIDRDQMEAIRQAISQAKRPLLYIGGGIISGNASEELRRFAKETGIPVCSTLMGLGAYPPDDSLFLGMLGMHGTYAANMAVYHCDLLLACGVRFDDRVTGKLERFSPQSTKIHIDIDPSELGKIVPVDYSLVCDVKTALQALSLPSPIPDCENWRTQVQQWTHEYPLSYDQVQARALKPQFVIDLLSNITDGNAIVTTEVGQHQMWAAHYYRAKKPRTFLTSGGLGTMGFGFPAAIGAQIAMPESTVVCIAGDASFQMNIQELQTIAELNIPVKVFIINNRFLGMVRQWQEMFYENRLSESQIGGPDFVKVAEAFCVKGLRAATVADAELVIKEALAHPGPVVVDFLVEESENVFPMVPPGRANSELIVKGWEE; from the coding sequence ATGGAACAACCAAAAAACGATGCCACCGTGGATATGACTGGTGCCAAGAAAGTAATTGAGACATTAAAGCAATTAGGGGTAGATACTGTATTTGGCTACCCGGGCGGAGCGATATTGCCGATTTATGATGCCCTGTATCAAAGCGGGATTCGACACATTTTAACCAGGCACGAACAAGCAGCAATCCACGCAGCAGAAGGGTATGCCAAGGCCACCGGGAGAGTCGGGACAGTCATTGCCACCTCAGGTCCAGGAGCCACGAATCTGGTAACAGGTATTGCAGACGCCTATATGGATTCGGTTCCCCTTGTCGTCATAACAGGCCAGGTTGCCTCCTCATTCATCGGTACAGACGCATTTCAAGAGGTGGATGTGATCGGAATCACGGCACCAGTGACAAAATACAGCTTTCAGGCACGTACACCGGAAGAACTGCCAAGCTTGCTTGCGGAAGCGTACCAGATTGCCTCAACGGGTAGACCAGGTCCGGTCCTTATTGATATCCCGAAGGACATCGCGAGTACCCATTGCATATACCAAACTGCCTTACCTGCTACGAAACGGATCAAGCAAACGATATCTGAAATCGATAGGGATCAAATGGAAGCAATCCGTCAGGCAATCTCACAGGCGAAACGACCACTTCTTTACATCGGTGGAGGGATTATAAGTGGGAACGCTTCCGAGGAATTACGCCGATTTGCCAAGGAAACGGGTATTCCAGTCTGTTCGACATTGATGGGATTGGGAGCGTATCCTCCTGATGACTCCCTGTTTCTTGGGATGCTGGGTATGCATGGAACGTATGCTGCCAATATGGCTGTGTATCATTGTGATCTCTTGTTGGCATGTGGTGTCCGCTTTGATGACCGGGTTACAGGGAAACTAGAGCGATTTTCTCCACAGTCCACAAAAATTCACATTGATATCGACCCGTCTGAACTGGGTAAAATCGTTCCTGTTGACTATTCACTGGTATGCGATGTGAAAACAGCCCTACAAGCTTTGTCACTTCCTTCTCCAATACCTGATTGTGAGAATTGGAGAACGCAGGTGCAGCAGTGGACGCATGAGTATCCACTTTCGTATGACCAGGTTCAGGCTCGTGCATTGAAGCCACAATTTGTCATTGATTTGTTGAGTAACATCACGGATGGAAATGCAATCGTCACAACGGAAGTAGGACAGCACCAGATGTGGGCGGCACACTATTACCGTGCCAAGAAGCCTCGAACGTTTCTCACATCTGGAGGACTCGGTACGATGGGATTTGGTTTTCCTGCCGCGATAGGCGCTCAAATTGCCATGCCTGAATCAACCGTTGTTTGTATCGCTGGAGACGCCTCTTTTCAGATGAATATCCAGGAATTGCAGACAATTGCCGAACTAAACATCCCTGTGAAGGTGTTTATTATCAATAATCGCTTCCTTGGAATGGTAAGGCAGTGGCAGGAGATGTTTTATGAAAATCGTTTGTCAGAGTCACAGATTGGTGGTCCAGATTTTGTCAAGGTAGCTGAGGCGTTTTGCGTGAAAGGATTACGTGCCGCAACAGTGGCTGATGCGGAGCTTGTCATTAAAGAAGCCCTAGCTCACCCGGGCCCTGTCGTCGTGGATTTCTTGGTAGAAGAGAGCGAGAATGTCTTTCCCATGGTACCACCAGGCAGAGCGAATAGCGAATTAATCGTGAAAGGGTGGGAAGAGTGA
- a CDS encoding HsmA family protein, whose protein sequence is MLAFAVIFINLALLSYTIGVWSEKRSGQLQMKHLAYFGLGLLFDTVGTTFMKLLAESTVLNLHGITGLIALVLMFFHTVWASFVLWRKKENQIKQFHKFSLLVWILWLVPYSCCGSNIMSSC, encoded by the coding sequence TTGTTAGCGTTCGCAGTTATTTTTATCAATCTTGCACTACTCTCATATACGATTGGTGTATGGAGTGAAAAGCGTTCCGGCCAGCTCCAAATGAAACACCTTGCTTATTTTGGCCTTGGGCTACTATTTGATACAGTAGGAACTACCTTTATGAAGCTGCTCGCAGAAAGTACAGTTTTAAATTTACATGGCATTACTGGGTTGATAGCATTGGTTCTGATGTTTTTCCACACTGTATGGGCCAGCTTCGTCTTATGGAGGAAGAAGGAGAACCAGATCAAGCAATTCCATAAATTCAGTCTGTTAGTATGGATTTTATGGCTAGTTCCTTATTCGTGTTGCGGCTCAAACATAATGTCCAGTTGCTGA
- a CDS encoding DUF6431 domain-containing protein, translating into MVPSPCCGEEMNVIGSRRRKIVSEGGEDRLLVIRRLRCSHCQKIHHELPDCIVPYKRYESSCIEQVISEPDTLSSVASDDATLLRWKNWFHEQCSYWLGCLVSITIRFHQDPVGKSSVSSQSAHHSIGHYVGDAPGWLARIVRPIVNSNLWVHTRSAFLST; encoded by the coding sequence GTGGTTCCCTCTCCTTGCTGTGGAGAAGAGATGAATGTTATTGGTAGCCGGAGGAGGAAGATCGTGAGTGAGGGTGGGGAAGACCGCCTGCTTGTCATCCGACGGTTGCGTTGTTCGCACTGCCAGAAAATTCACCATGAGCTTCCAGATTGTATCGTGCCATACAAACGGTATGAATCATCATGTATCGAGCAAGTGATTTCAGAACCGGATACGCTATCTTCCGTAGCGTCTGACGACGCTACCCTGTTGCGTTGGAAGAACTGGTTTCATGAGCAGTGCTCATACTGGCTGGGGTGTTTGGTATCGATCACCATTCGCTTTCATCAGGACCCTGTGGGGAAATCGTCCGTATCTTCACAGTCTGCACATCACAGTATCGGACACTACGTTGGGGACGCCCCCGGCTGGCTGGCGAGAATTGTCCGCCCCATCGTCAATTCAAATTTGTGGGTACATACCCGTTCTGCATTCTTGTCCACTTAG
- a CDS encoding DDE-type integrase/transposase/recombinase gives MKDQKKAEAIAAERVQLLSPLLAEGLDPAKAREIKARICEQTGISERTLRRYLAKYRQEGFGGLKPKGKGRQPSDATIPPEVLEQAILLRREVPSRSVAQLIQILEWEGRIQPGEIKRSTLQEKLAQRGYSTRHMRMYAESGVAARRFQQRYRNRLWHSDIKYGPYLPIGPAGSMKQVFLVTFIDDATRFVLHGEFYPVMDKSIVENCFRRAIQKFGVPESVYFDNGKQYRTKWMTRACSKLGIRLLFAKPYSPEATGKVERFNRVVDAFLSEVALEKPKTLERLNELFAVWLSECYQNKPHSALENKRSPESAFRSDKKALRFVDPDELANAFLHCETRKVDKSGCISFMDRKYEVGLPFIGCTVDVVYDPADITELTIEYEGHTPWRVRELVIGERAGKRPPLPEHLNRLPANTSRLLAAAEDRSRDRKVNQAPAVAYRRVSKEDSHV, from the coding sequence ATGAAAGATCAAAAGAAAGCTGAGGCCATTGCGGCGGAGCGTGTACAACTGCTGTCTCCGCTCTTGGCAGAAGGACTCGATCCTGCCAAGGCCCGTGAGATCAAGGCCAGGATCTGCGAGCAGACAGGTATCTCCGAACGGACGCTGCGCCGGTATTTGGCAAAGTATCGCCAAGAGGGGTTTGGAGGGCTAAAGCCGAAAGGCAAAGGGCGGCAACCGTCAGATGCAACCATTCCACCAGAGGTATTGGAACAGGCCATTCTGCTACGCCGTGAGGTACCCAGCAGAAGCGTGGCCCAGCTCATTCAAATCCTCGAATGGGAAGGACGAATCCAGCCTGGTGAAATCAAACGCAGTACGCTCCAGGAGAAGCTTGCGCAGCGCGGCTACAGCACACGCCACATGCGCATGTATGCGGAATCAGGAGTGGCCGCAAGGCGTTTTCAACAGCGCTATCGCAATCGTCTCTGGCATTCAGACATCAAATACGGCCCGTATCTGCCCATCGGTCCGGCTGGCTCGATGAAGCAAGTGTTCCTTGTCACGTTCATCGACGATGCGACGCGGTTTGTGTTGCATGGTGAGTTCTATCCAGTCATGGACAAATCCATCGTGGAGAACTGCTTCCGCCGGGCGATCCAGAAGTTCGGCGTGCCTGAATCGGTCTATTTTGACAACGGCAAGCAATACCGCACGAAGTGGATGACCCGCGCATGCTCCAAGCTCGGTATTCGACTTCTGTTCGCGAAGCCTTATTCGCCGGAGGCCACAGGGAAGGTCGAGCGTTTCAATCGCGTCGTCGACGCGTTCCTGAGTGAGGTGGCGCTTGAAAAACCGAAGACACTGGAACGGCTGAATGAGCTTTTTGCCGTGTGGTTGTCAGAGTGCTACCAGAACAAGCCGCACTCAGCGCTTGAGAACAAACGAAGTCCAGAAAGTGCCTTCCGCAGCGACAAGAAGGCCCTACGTTTCGTGGATCCAGATGAGCTCGCGAATGCCTTCTTACACTGTGAAACACGTAAGGTCGACAAGTCAGGTTGCATCAGTTTCATGGATCGCAAGTACGAGGTTGGCCTTCCATTCATCGGCTGCACAGTGGATGTCGTCTACGACCCTGCGGATATCACCGAGCTCACGATCGAGTATGAGGGGCATACGCCATGGCGTGTACGGGAACTCGTCATCGGCGAACGTGCAGGAAAGCGTCCGCCGTTGCCGGAACACCTAAACAGATTGCCAGCTAATACGTCAAGGTTGCTTGCTGCCGCAGAAGATCGCAGCCGGGACCGTAAGGTCAACCAGGCACCTGCCGTAGCCTATCGCCGGGTGAGCAAGGAGGACAGCCATGTTTGA